In Dolichospermum flos-aquae CCAP 1403/13F, the following proteins share a genomic window:
- a CDS encoding ExeM/NucH family extracellular endonuclease, producing MPAASYQGGTYSQNFDNLFTTVPANNIATVAATTLPTGWTFIESDTNANTFLRVHTGAVTTGDTILFGATGSNERALGSFASGSLTSIFGLELVNNTGNILTRFTLSYIGEWWRDGRNSSAVQNITAFSYGIGNTAINNGTFTSVTALNLVGPGGNQTITPDVSLDGNSAANQTSLSSTITGISWQPGQTLWLRWSDSNDAGNDDGLAIDNVSFSASTSVPTTPTVNLSISSNTGSETGTTVITVTATASSAVSGNQTVNLGVTGTGITSGDYTLTNNIITILNGQTTGSVTFTVVDDVLVEGTETATLTISSPSSGLILGSTTSQNITITDNDVPATPTVNLSVSSNASTEAGTIIITVTATASSAVSGNQTVNLGVSGTGITASDYYLSKPTITIASGQTSGSVSFIVADDAVVEGTETATLTISTPSAGISLGVTTSQNITITNNDTSVLTKVGGATSVNGAEISAFDPVSDRLFVVAGNIIEFYTVSNTGTLALAGSLTPTITPPAGTALIPNSVAVKNGVVAVAYAVQNTTTLAQQTGKVAFFNAGNGSFINAVDVGALPDMLTFTPDGTKVLVANEGEPNSYGQANSVDPEGSVSIINIAGGVASATVQTATFTSFNSQIASLKASGVRITGPGSTVAQDLEPEYIAVAPDGLTARITLQENNAIAILDIATATITQIIPLGVKDYSLPGNGIDASDQDGGINIQNWPVFGLYQPDAIASFSINGQAYYITANEGDSRAYTGFNEEIRVGAAGYVLDPTVFPNAATLKLNANLGRLQLTNATGDTNGDGDMDRIESFGARSFSIWNSNGTQVFDSGEQLEQITATKVPTLFNSDGTTASFDSRSDNKGPEPEGVVVGVINGRTYAFIGLERTGDVIVYDVSNPNQPKFIQYINTPEDVAIEGLTFISAADSPTGKPLLVTANEVSKTVAVFEIKPPTYVSDIQGTGSTFNSAFGGTQTIEGIVTRAFLGATKLNGFYVQEEDADGDGNSATSEAIFVYDPSGKFTGNVGDKVRITGTVKEFTSTSNGNISSLTQLDITSGTVANLGASILPTAVNIQLPVTSVSDLERYEGMLVNISAGSGNLTVTENYQLGRFGQVVLAADGSSNQAGTDARLDQYTQFNAASVSGYAAYQADIAKRKIYLDDGSGTQNLDPTIFGRGGNPLSAANTLRSGDTVANITGILDERFEGYRIQTSTGVNFTPSNARPNTPPAVGGTLKVASFNVLNYFNGNGTGGGFPTPRGANNVTEFNRQRDKIIQAIINSGADVMGLMEIENDGYGSTSAIQDLINGLNAIAGAGTYAFINPDASLGSDAIAVGLIYKSSKVTPVGAAATMPDNYGTGAFDVVGRKPLAQTFQQISTGELFTAVVNHFKSKGSSSGGVGDADAGDGQGLSNGTRTRQAQDLAQWLATKPTGTNDADYLLLGDFNAYAQEDPITTLASAGYGNLLSNTSYSYVFDGQVGALDHALGNNSLATQVTGAEKWHINADEPTVLDYNTEFKSAGQIISLYNADQFRASDHDPVLVGLNLNSAPSNVTLSATSTNENVTANSLVGTFSTTDPTIGDTFTYSFVPGTNDNAAFTISQNQLQIKASPNFETKSIYNIRVRTTDNGGLTFDKALTINVNDLNEAPVINTPIPLQTVDNTSVFNYTIPNNVFSDPEGDALTYSASGLPSWLTFSPTTKTFTGTANTLGTNTIGVSVNDGYGHTTSTNFDVVVRTGTKISTGLTGVIDFSTSTTPTNIVGSAGADTIYGGSAADYIQGGDGNDTIYGGAGNDRIYGGAGDDILYGGLGNDNLYGGLGRDTFVLEQGKGFDIANDFTPVNDYLGLSGTLTFGTGNSTTDVTVSALGTTNTKVFGPDGVELMRLLNVTPGQLTAANFHSGF from the coding sequence ATGCCAGCAGCTTCATATCAGGGTGGTACTTACTCTCAGAATTTTGATAATCTCTTTACGACTGTGCCTGCGAATAATATAGCTACTGTTGCTGCTACTACATTGCCCACTGGTTGGACATTTATTGAATCAGATACAAATGCTAATACTTTCCTTCGAGTACATACAGGAGCAGTTACCACAGGTGACACGATTCTATTTGGAGCTACAGGATCTAATGAAAGAGCGTTAGGCTCATTTGCTTCTGGTTCTTTAACATCTATCTTTGGATTGGAGCTAGTCAATAATACAGGCAATATATTAACTCGATTTACCCTCAGCTATATAGGTGAGTGGTGGAGAGACGGTAGAAATAGTAGTGCGGTTCAAAATATTACAGCCTTTTCCTATGGCATTGGTAACACTGCTATTAATAATGGAACATTTACTTCTGTCACTGCTTTAAACTTAGTTGGTCCTGGAGGAAATCAAACTATTACTCCTGATGTATCCCTAGATGGTAACTCAGCAGCTAATCAAACCTCCCTCAGTTCTACTATTACAGGCATTTCTTGGCAACCTGGACAGACTCTGTGGCTGCGTTGGTCAGATTCTAACGATGCGGGGAATGATGATGGACTAGCAATTGATAATGTTAGTTTTTCTGCGTCTACGTCTGTTCCTACAACACCTACAGTTAACTTGTCTATAAGTTCCAACACTGGTTCAGAAACAGGTACAACTGTAATTACAGTCACCGCTACAGCCTCTAGTGCCGTTTCTGGTAATCAAACAGTTAACTTAGGTGTAACCGGAACAGGTATCACGTCCGGTGATTATACCCTCACCAATAACATTATTACTATCCTCAATGGACAAACCACAGGTTCTGTCACTTTTACTGTTGTTGATGATGTTTTAGTAGAAGGGACAGAAACTGCAACATTAACCATCAGTAGCCCTTCAAGTGGTTTGATATTAGGCAGCACCACTTCACAAAACATCACCATCACTGATAATGATGTCCCGGCAACACCTACAGTTAACTTATCTGTCAGTTCCAATGCTAGTACAGAAGCAGGAACAATAATTATCACTGTTACCGCTACCGCTTCTAGTGCGGTTTCCGGTAATCAAACTGTTAACTTAGGTGTATCAGGAACTGGGATTACAGCCAGCGATTATTACCTCAGCAAACCTACAATTACTATTGCCAGTGGACAAACTTCCGGTTCTGTCTCCTTTATTGTGGCTGATGATGCCGTAGTTGAAGGAACAGAAACCGCAACTTTAACAATTAGTACACCATCTGCGGGCATCTCTTTGGGGGTGACAACTTCCCAAAATATTACTATTACCAACAATGACACCAGCGTTTTAACCAAAGTCGGTGGCGCTACCAGTGTTAATGGGGCGGAAATATCGGCTTTTGACCCAGTTAGCGATCGCCTATTCGTCGTTGCTGGTAATATCATTGAATTTTATACCGTCAGCAATACTGGCACTCTGGCTTTAGCTGGTAGTTTGACACCCACAATCACACCTCCTGCGGGTACGGCATTAATTCCCAACAGTGTGGCGGTGAAAAATGGTGTGGTTGCTGTAGCTTATGCAGTGCAGAACACTACAACCCTTGCCCAACAAACAGGGAAAGTCGCCTTTTTTAATGCCGGCAATGGTAGCTTTATCAATGCAGTAGATGTGGGTGCATTGCCAGATATGCTCACCTTTACCCCTGATGGCACAAAGGTATTAGTGGCCAATGAGGGAGAACCCAACAGCTACGGACAAGCTAATTCAGTTGATCCAGAAGGTTCTGTTAGTATTATCAATATTGCTGGTGGTGTTGCCAGTGCTACAGTACAAACTGCCACTTTTACCAGTTTTAATAGTCAGATTGCATCCTTAAAAGCATCTGGTGTGAGAATTACCGGACCCGGTTCGACAGTTGCCCAGGATTTAGAACCAGAATACATTGCTGTAGCACCCGATGGTTTAACAGCGCGGATTACATTGCAAGAAAACAATGCGATCGCTATTCTGGATATTGCCACTGCTACAATTACCCAAATTATCCCCTTGGGTGTAAAAGATTATAGTCTTCCCGGTAATGGCATAGATGCTAGTGATCAAGATGGTGGGATTAATATTCAAAACTGGCCTGTATTTGGATTATATCAACCAGATGCGATCGCTAGTTTTAGCATTAATGGTCAAGCCTACTACATCACTGCCAACGAAGGTGATTCCCGTGCCTATACAGGATTTAATGAAGAAATTCGCGTTGGTGCAGCCGGATATGTTTTAGATCCAACAGTTTTCCCCAATGCAGCAACCCTGAAACTAAACGCTAACTTGGGACGTTTACAACTAACCAACGCCACAGGAGACACCAACGGAGACGGAGATATGGATCGGATTGAATCCTTTGGGGCGCGTTCCTTCTCTATTTGGAATAGTAACGGGACTCAAGTATTTGATAGTGGCGAGCAACTGGAACAAATCACAGCTACAAAAGTCCCAACCCTATTTAACTCCGATGGTACAACCGCCAGCTTCGACAGCCGCAGCGACAACAAAGGACCCGAACCAGAAGGTGTTGTAGTTGGAGTTATCAACGGTCGGACTTATGCCTTTATTGGTTTAGAACGGACAGGAGATGTCATTGTTTATGATGTCAGCAATCCTAACCAGCCCAAATTTATCCAGTATATCAACACACCCGAAGATGTTGCCATTGAAGGATTAACCTTTATTTCTGCCGCAGATAGTCCCACAGGTAAACCTCTGTTAGTTACCGCTAACGAAGTTAGTAAGACCGTTGCAGTATTTGAAATCAAGCCACCGACTTATGTCAGTGATATTCAAGGAACCGGCTCAACTTTTAACTCTGCTTTTGGTGGAACACAAACCATTGAAGGTATTGTTACTCGTGCTTTTCTAGGTGCTACCAAACTCAACGGCTTCTACGTTCAAGAAGAAGATGCTGATGGTGATGGTAACTCTGCTACATCAGAAGCAATCTTTGTTTATGACCCATCAGGGAAATTTACAGGTAACGTCGGCGATAAAGTTCGCATCACTGGAACTGTTAAGGAATTTACTAGCACCAGCAATGGCAATATCAGCAGTTTAACTCAACTGGATATCACTTCGGGAACTGTTGCGAATTTGGGAGCAAGCATATTACCCACAGCAGTTAATATTCAGTTACCCGTTACTAGCGTTAGTGATTTAGAACGCTATGAAGGGATGTTAGTTAATATTAGTGCTGGCAGTGGCAACCTCACCGTTACCGAAAATTACCAATTAGGACGTTTTGGTCAAGTAGTTTTGGCGGCTGATGGGTCTAGTAACCAAGCGGGAACAGATGCCCGACTTGACCAATATACTCAATTTAATGCGGCTAGTGTGAGTGGGTACGCAGCATATCAAGCTGATATTGCCAAACGCAAAATCTACTTAGATGACGGTAGCGGGACTCAAAACTTAGACCCCACCATTTTCGGTCGTGGTGGTAATCCTCTCAGTGCTGCTAATACCCTCCGCAGTGGTGATACTGTTGCTAATATTACGGGAATTTTAGATGAGCGTTTTGAAGGGTATCGTATCCAAACCTCTACAGGTGTTAACTTTACTCCCAGCAATGCCCGCCCAAATACTCCTCCCGCAGTGGGTGGTACGCTCAAAGTAGCTAGTTTTAACGTTCTCAACTATTTCAATGGTAATGGGACTGGTGGAGGTTTCCCGACTCCTAGAGGTGCTAACAATGTAACTGAGTTTAATCGTCAGCGCGACAAAATTATCCAAGCCATTATTAATTCCGGCGCTGATGTGATGGGATTAATGGAGATAGAAAATGATGGTTATGGTTCTACCAGTGCAATTCAGGATTTAATTAATGGATTAAATGCGATTGCTGGCGCTGGTACTTATGCCTTTATTAATCCTGACGCTAGTTTGGGAAGTGATGCGATCGCTGTAGGATTAATTTACAAGTCTAGCAAAGTTACCCCAGTTGGTGCTGCGGCAACTATGCCCGATAATTACGGTACTGGTGCATTTGACGTAGTTGGACGTAAACCCCTAGCGCAAACATTCCAACAAATCTCCACTGGTGAACTATTTACCGCCGTTGTCAATCACTTCAAATCTAAAGGTTCTAGTTCTGGTGGTGTTGGTGATGCTGACGCTGGAGATGGTCAAGGTTTATCTAATGGCACTCGCACCCGTCAAGCACAGGATTTAGCACAATGGTTAGCCACAAAACCCACAGGCACCAATGACGCTGATTATTTACTGTTGGGAGACTTCAACGCCTATGCCCAAGAAGACCCCATTACAACCTTAGCCAGCGCTGGATATGGCAACCTGTTATCCAATACCTCTTATTCCTACGTTTTTGATGGACAAGTAGGTGCGCTTGATCATGCTTTAGGTAACAACAGTTTAGCCACCCAAGTTACAGGAGCAGAAAAATGGCACATTAATGCCGATGAACCTACGGTTTTAGATTACAATACTGAGTTTAAGTCAGCAGGGCAAATCATCAGTTTATACAATGCTGACCAATTCCGTGCTTCTGATCATGATCCAGTATTGGTAGGACTAAATCTTAATAGCGCCCCTAGCAACGTGACTTTAAGTGCGACCAGCACGAATGAAAATGTCACTGCCAATAGCCTAGTCGGGACTTTTAGCACTACTGACCCGACTATCGGCGATACTTTCACCTATAGCTTTGTTCCTGGCACTAATGACAATGCAGCTTTCACTATTAGCCAGAATCAACTGCAAATCAAGGCTTCCCCAAATTTTGAGACCAAATCCATTTACAACATCCGGGTGAGAACCACCGACAATGGTGGACTGACCTTCGATAAGGCTTTGACTATCAACGTTAATGACCTCAACGAAGCGCCAGTTATCAATACACCGATTCCCTTACAGACAGTAGATAACACCAGTGTCTTTAACTACACCATTCCCAATAATGTCTTCTCAGATCCAGAAGGAGATGCTCTCACTTACAGCGCGTCTGGACTGCCCAGTTGGTTGACTTTTAGCCCCACTACCAAAACATTTACAGGAACAGCAAATACATTGGGTACAAATACGATAGGCGTTTCTGTCAATGATGGTTACGGACATACAACCAGTACCAACTTTGATGTTGTCGTCAGAACGGGAACAAAGATCAGCACGGGCTTAACTGGTGTAATAGACTTCAGCACTAGCACGACTCCAACTAATATTGTCGGTAGCGCAGGTGCTGACACAATTTATGGTGGTTCTGCTGCTGACTATATACAAGGAGGCGATGGCAACGACACTATCTATGGTGGTGCGGGTAACGATCGCATCTATGGTGGTGCGGGTGATGACATTCTCTATGGTGGACTTGGCAACGACAATCTTTACGGAGGACTGGGTAGAGATACCTTTGTCCTAGAACAAGGTAAGGGATTTGACATTGCCAATGACTTTACGCCTGTAAATGATTACTTGGGACTGTCTGGAACGCTCACTTTCGGTACGGGTAACTCAACCACTGATGTTACAGTTTCTGCCTTAGGAACAACTAATACGAAGGTATTTGGTCCTGATGGGGTGGAGTTGATGCGATTGCTGAATGTAACCCCCGGTCAGCTTACTGCTGCCAATTTTCATAGTGGCTTTTAA